A stretch of the Panicum virgatum strain AP13 chromosome 9N, P.virgatum_v5, whole genome shotgun sequence genome encodes the following:
- the LOC120691451 gene encoding uncharacterized protein LOC120691451, producing the protein MPSRQASSIVSQKKTATIDLPEKGANIVNMSQGISPMSKDKGPTTEPGKAVGIKRLQTDTPSNPGYHNVYVRRKVESEHSKVNPSQELEGNGRDKAKEQEAHQDVQHEEANRPQVASPVAESVEIVSSKSPEKINPEIVPEKTEPPVASSTAIQEDVKPLNIQYWNERFNRLQTYLESCDHSTQEGYLRKLRSLSAAGRSMHAIELEKRAIHLLVEEGKELQRMKALNVLGKVSPNAPSKATPLQRQSQK; encoded by the exons ATGCCATCTAGACAAGCAAGTAGCATTGTCAgccaaaaaaaaacagcaacaATTGATTTGCCAGAGAAAGGTGCAAACATCGTAAATATGTCTCAAGGAATTTCTCCAATGTCAAAAGATAAAGGTCCTACAACAGAACCTGGAAAGGCTGTGGGCATCAAACGGCTGCAGACTGATACTCCCTCAAATCCTGGATATCATAATGTTTATGTAAGAAGGAAAGTAGAATCTGAGCATAGTAAAGTGAACCCTTCTCAGGAGTTGGAAGGTAATGGAAGAGACAAAGCAAAAGAGCAGGAGGCACACCAAGATGTTCAACATGAGGAGGCCAACAGGCCTCAAGTGGCATCTCCTGTTGCTGAATCTGTAGAAATAGTATCTTCCAAATCTCCTGAAAAAATAAATCCAGAAATTGTGCCAGAGAAAACTGAGCCACCAGTTGCTTCTAGCACTGCAATTCAAGAGGATGTGAAACCGTTAAACATACAATACTGGAACGAGAGATTTAATCGATTACAGACATATTTGGAGAGCTGTGATCATTCGACCCAGGAGGGGTATTTGCGAA AGCTTAGGTCCCTTTCGGCAGCTGGGCGAAGCATGCATGCGATTGAGCTGGAGAAAAGGGCAATACATCTCCTAGTGGAGGAAG GGAAAGAACTGCAACGGATGAAGGCTTTGAACGTTCTTGGGAAGGTCTCCCCAAATGCTCCGTCGAAGGCAACACCTTTGCAGCGGCAGTCTCAGAAATGA